Proteins co-encoded in one Nonomuraea helvata genomic window:
- a CDS encoding nucleotidyltransferase domain-containing protein, which yields MTRIETPWGPWEAAPLDEVVALMRGLAAPWWVAGGYAIELAVGHPYREHGDVDVALLRRDQLAVRRLLDGWDVHAAVVPQTLRPWALDEVLPEQAHDIWVREHPDGPWRFQLMLDEADGEEWIYRRDPRIRRSLAGLTVEEDGFHRLAPEVQLLYKAKGARPKDEADFEAVLPLLSDTQRRWLDEALETEHITHPWRERLRRMA from the coding sequence ATGACGAGGATCGAGACGCCGTGGGGGCCCTGGGAGGCCGCGCCGCTTGACGAGGTCGTCGCGTTGATGCGCGGGCTGGCGGCGCCGTGGTGGGTGGCCGGCGGGTACGCGATCGAGCTGGCCGTGGGCCATCCGTATCGCGAGCACGGGGACGTGGATGTCGCGCTGCTGCGGCGGGACCAGCTCGCCGTGCGGCGGCTGCTGGACGGCTGGGACGTCCACGCCGCGGTCGTGCCCCAGACGCTGCGGCCATGGGCACTGGACGAGGTGCTGCCCGAGCAGGCACACGACATCTGGGTACGCGAGCATCCGGACGGGCCATGGCGCTTCCAGCTCATGCTGGACGAGGCCGACGGAGAGGAGTGGATCTACCGGCGTGACCCTCGGATCCGCCGCTCGCTGGCCGGGCTGACCGTTGAGGAGGACGGTTTCCACCGGCTTGCCCCGGAGGTGCAGCTGCTCTACAAGGCCAAGGGTGCGCGGCCGAAGGACGAGGCCGATTTCGAGGCGGTCCTCCCGTTGCTGAGCGACACGCAGCGGCGCTGGCTGGACGAGGCGCTGGAGACCGAGCACATCACCCATCCCTGGCGCGAACGCCTGCGCCGGATGGCTTGA
- a CDS encoding DUF6939 family protein, with the protein MPIQVAGRRRSAASLAKAHPGAEIIDVTSKAGEPWVRMSPFFPHGGIPVPQTPGVYSQTVEGIWQALKVFETADVDPTKLDITNMTGLKRTVRKHGLVRGHRDGLYGSRLLDYPTARRRIYLPAYRWVLENRVSSLVKRLRRLADRGDVVLLDYTTNGDVDDPATPLSHAALVCHYIEGRWPEKA; encoded by the coding sequence GTGCCGATTCAGGTCGCCGGCCGCCGTCGTTCAGCCGCCTCGCTCGCCAAGGCCCATCCCGGCGCCGAGATCATCGACGTGACCTCCAAGGCAGGTGAGCCATGGGTGAGGATGAGCCCGTTCTTCCCGCACGGCGGCATCCCCGTCCCGCAGACCCCGGGCGTCTACAGCCAGACGGTCGAGGGGATCTGGCAGGCGCTCAAGGTCTTCGAGACCGCCGACGTCGACCCCACCAAGCTCGACATCACCAACATGACCGGCCTCAAACGCACCGTGCGGAAGCACGGGCTGGTGCGCGGCCACCGAGACGGCCTCTACGGCAGCCGGTTGCTCGACTACCCGACCGCCCGGCGCCGCATCTACCTTCCCGCCTACCGCTGGGTCCTGGAGAACAGGGTGAGCAGTCTCGTGAAGCGCTTGCGGCGGCTCGCTGACCGCGGCGATGTGGTTCTTCTCGACTACACGACCAACGGCGACGTCGACGACCCCGCCACCCCGCTCTCCCATGCCGCGCTGGTCTGCCACTACATCGAGGGCCGCTGGCCTGAGAAAGCTTGA
- a CDS encoding AAA family ATPase: MLIVIGGLPATGKTTLSRLLATHLGAVHVRIDTIEQAIVRSGLARQPLGPAGYMVGYALAEEHLRQGLGVVAESVNPLAATRDAWQEVGAKAGVPVAEVEVVCSDREEHRHRVASRSIDIPDLRPPTWQEVVDREYEPWEREHIVVDTSGQTPEESLGGLLRSLDQGNFKIRNIG; this comes from the coding sequence ATGCTCATCGTCATCGGCGGCCTCCCCGCGACAGGCAAGACGACGCTCTCCCGGCTCCTGGCCACCCACCTCGGCGCGGTCCACGTGCGCATCGACACCATCGAGCAGGCGATCGTCCGCTCCGGCCTGGCCCGCCAACCCCTCGGCCCCGCGGGCTACATGGTCGGGTACGCACTGGCCGAGGAGCACCTGCGCCAGGGGCTGGGCGTGGTCGCGGAGTCGGTGAACCCCCTGGCCGCCACCCGTGACGCGTGGCAGGAGGTCGGGGCCAAGGCAGGCGTACCGGTGGCCGAGGTGGAGGTCGTCTGCTCCGACCGGGAGGAGCACCGCCACCGCGTGGCCTCGCGTTCGATCGACATCCCCGACCTGCGGCCGCCCACCTGGCAGGAGGTCGTCGACCGCGAATACGAGCCGTGGGAGCGCGAGCACATCGTCGTGGACACCTCCGGACAGACGCCGGAGGAGTCGCTCGGCGGCCTCCTCCGGAGCCTGGATCAAGGCAACTTCAAGATTCGTAACATCGGATAA
- a CDS encoding GNAT family N-acetyltransferase, giving the protein MTYLAEGTRVGIRRISRQDRAEFLALNRESADLLARWMPGDPITTDEVFEGYVARFDEPANEGFVICRLDTGAIVGRANINNIVRGTRQDGTLGYCAYSSTTGRGYLTEGLRLLVRYAFGELGLHRIEANIQPTNAPSLSLIKRVGFRREGYSPNFQYIDGAWRDHERWAITAETAGTGPDDA; this is encoded by the coding sequence GTGACCTATCTCGCCGAAGGGACCCGTGTCGGGATCCGCCGCATCAGCCGCCAGGACCGGGCCGAATTCCTGGCCCTGAACCGGGAGAGCGCCGACCTCCTCGCCCGCTGGATGCCCGGCGACCCCATCACCACCGACGAGGTCTTCGAAGGGTACGTGGCGCGCTTCGACGAACCGGCCAACGAGGGCTTCGTGATCTGCCGCCTCGACACCGGAGCCATCGTGGGCCGGGCCAACATCAACAACATCGTCAGGGGCACGCGCCAGGACGGCACCCTCGGGTACTGCGCCTACTCCTCCACGACCGGGCGCGGCTACCTGACGGAAGGGCTGCGGCTGCTGGTCCGGTACGCGTTCGGCGAGCTGGGGCTGCACCGCATCGAGGCGAACATCCAGCCCACGAACGCCCCCTCCCTGAGCCTGATCAAGCGCGTCGGCTTCCGGCGAGAGGGCTATTCGCCGAACTTCCAGTACATCGACGGCGCGTGGCGGGACCACGAGCGGTGGGCGATCACCGCGGAAACGGCCGGTACGGGCCCGGATGACGCATAG
- a CDS encoding NAD(P)/FAD-dependent oxidoreductase, translating to MTDHIVVLGAGYAGLGAAKRAAWRLRRADVRVTLVNATDRFVERVRLHQLAAGQRLPDLPLAGLLAGTGIELVVARVIGIDLEARTVRLDAAPYDLSYDVLVYALGSAAELDAVPGVREHAYTLAAADEAVRLRARLAESREVTVIGGGLTGIEAATEFAETVPGLRVSLVSAGLIGEGLSARARRHLHRAFSRMGIAVREHAPVAKIGPGGPLLESGDELPSETVVWAGGFRVSDLAAAAGLATDRHGRMLVDRSLRSVSHPEVFGIGDAAAADRSGRPTRMACQTGLPMGMYGGEAVADLLTGRKPRRARFRYVWQNISLGRHDGVTQFTRRDDSPADAVLTGRLSAAFKEAIVRGTVWAMRHPGPYRPFPR from the coding sequence ATGACCGACCACATCGTGGTGCTGGGCGCCGGATACGCGGGGCTGGGGGCGGCCAAGCGGGCCGCCTGGCGGCTGCGGCGCGCGGACGTCCGGGTGACGCTGGTCAACGCGACCGACCGTTTCGTGGAACGCGTCCGGCTTCACCAGCTCGCCGCGGGCCAGCGGCTGCCCGACCTGCCGCTGGCCGGCCTGCTCGCCGGCACCGGCATCGAGCTGGTGGTCGCCCGGGTGATCGGGATCGACCTGGAGGCGAGGACGGTGCGCCTGGACGCGGCTCCGTACGACCTCTCCTATGACGTGCTGGTCTACGCGCTCGGGAGTGCCGCCGAGCTGGACGCCGTGCCGGGGGTGCGCGAGCACGCGTACACGCTGGCCGCCGCCGACGAGGCCGTCCGGCTGCGGGCGCGGCTCGCGGAGAGCCGGGAGGTGACCGTGATCGGCGGTGGGCTGACCGGCATCGAGGCCGCGACCGAGTTCGCCGAGACCGTCCCCGGGCTGCGCGTCTCCCTCGTCTCCGCCGGCCTGATCGGGGAGGGGCTTTCCGCACGGGCCCGCCGCCACCTCCACCGGGCCTTCTCCCGCATGGGCATCGCCGTACGCGAGCACGCGCCGGTCGCCAAGATCGGGCCCGGCGGCCCGCTGCTGGAGTCCGGGGATGAGCTGCCTTCCGAGACCGTGGTGTGGGCGGGCGGGTTCCGCGTATCCGATCTCGCCGCCGCGGCGGGACTGGCCACGGACCGGCACGGGCGCATGCTCGTGGACCGGTCACTGCGGTCGGTGTCACATCCGGAGGTGTTCGGCATCGGCGACGCCGCGGCGGCCGACCGGAGCGGGCGGCCCACCCGGATGGCCTGCCAGACGGGCCTGCCCATGGGGATGTACGGGGGCGAGGCGGTGGCCGACCTGCTGACGGGGCGTAAGCCGCGGCGCGCCAGGTTCCGGTACGTCTGGCAGAACATCAGTCTGGGCCGGCACGACGGGGTCACCCAGTTCACCCGGCGCGACGACAGCCCGGCCGACGCCGTACTCACCGGCCGGCTCTCAGCCGCCTTCAAGGAGGCCATCGTGCGCGGCACCGTCTGGGCTATGCGTCATCCGGGCCCGTACCGGCCGTTTCCGCGGTGA
- the sigJ gene encoding RNA polymerase sigma factor SigJ, with the protein MDGHGADAGSVEVFEGQRVRLFGLAYRLLGSASEAEDMVQETYLRWSRASWPVEVPAAWLTKVITNLCLNQLASARRQRESYAGPWLPEPVLTADGALGPLETVEQRESVSLGVLILLERLTPTERAVFVLREAFGHSHAEIGDILDIDEAHSRQLHRRARAHVGEPRKRFESDREQHRRIVQSFLEATVTGDVAALERLLAADVVAWADGGGATAARRPVLGPAKVIRYLRGLPSRPEAAGVRAEILDVNGEPAVLVRQPDGDVLAIMALEIAGDRVVAIRTMVSPAKLAFAAVQLA; encoded by the coding sequence ATGGACGGCCATGGGGCGGACGCGGGATCGGTGGAGGTGTTCGAGGGGCAGCGGGTGCGGCTGTTCGGGCTGGCGTACCGGCTGCTCGGCTCCGCCTCCGAGGCCGAGGACATGGTGCAGGAGACGTACCTGCGGTGGAGCCGGGCCTCCTGGCCCGTCGAGGTGCCCGCCGCGTGGCTGACCAAGGTGATCACCAACCTCTGTCTCAACCAGCTCGCCTCCGCGCGGCGGCAGCGGGAGAGTTACGCGGGGCCGTGGCTGCCGGAGCCGGTGCTCACCGCTGACGGCGCGCTCGGTCCGCTGGAGACCGTCGAGCAGCGCGAATCCGTGTCGCTGGGCGTGCTGATCCTGCTGGAACGGCTGACGCCGACGGAGCGGGCGGTGTTCGTGCTGCGGGAGGCGTTCGGGCACAGCCACGCGGAGATCGGCGACATCCTGGACATCGACGAGGCCCACTCCCGGCAGCTCCACCGGCGGGCCAGGGCGCACGTGGGGGAGCCGCGCAAGCGGTTCGAGAGCGACCGGGAGCAGCACCGCCGCATCGTGCAGAGTTTCCTGGAGGCGACCGTGACCGGGGACGTCGCCGCCCTGGAGCGGCTGCTCGCCGCGGACGTGGTCGCCTGGGCGGACGGTGGCGGCGCGACCGCGGCACGCCGGCCCGTACTCGGACCGGCCAAGGTGATCCGTTACCTGCGCGGGCTGCCCTCGCGGCCGGAGGCGGCCGGGGTGCGGGCCGAGATCCTGGACGTCAACGGGGAGCCCGCGGTGCTGGTTCGGCAGCCGGACGGTGACGTGCTGGCGATCATGGCTCTCGAGATCGCCGGGGACCGCGTCGTCGCGATCCGGACCATGGTCAGCCCGGCCAAACTCGCCTTCGCCGCCGTCCAGCTCGCCTGA
- a CDS encoding gas vesicle protein K, whose translation MSVDRPSLRIAADSETIERDLSRLVLTLVELIRQLVERQCVRRMEQGSLSDEQIEALGVTLMRLEEAMTDLCDRFDLAPEDLNLDLGPLGTLL comes from the coding sequence GTGAGCGTCGACCGTCCCAGCCTGCGCATAGCCGCCGACTCGGAGACGATCGAGCGCGACCTGAGCCGCCTCGTGCTCACGCTGGTCGAGCTGATCCGCCAGCTCGTGGAGCGCCAGTGCGTACGGCGTATGGAGCAGGGGAGCCTGTCGGACGAGCAGATCGAGGCGCTCGGGGTGACCTTGATGCGCCTGGAGGAGGCGATGACCGACCTCTGCGACCGGTTCGACCTGGCGCCCGAGGACCTCAACCTGGACCTGGGCCCCCTCGGCACCCTCCTCTAG
- the gvpJ gene encoding gas vesicle protein GvpJ, producing the protein MLRRDVVADDRIPPERVALVDLLDRLLEGGVVLTGDLVLSIADVDLVRISLRTIIVSIEGDEAA; encoded by the coding sequence GTGTTGAGACGTGACGTGGTGGCCGACGACCGGATCCCGCCCGAACGCGTGGCCCTCGTGGACCTCCTCGACCGGCTGCTGGAGGGCGGCGTCGTCCTGACCGGCGACCTCGTCCTGTCGATCGCGGACGTGGACCTCGTACGCATCTCCCTCCGTACGATCATCGTGTCGATCGAGGGGGATGAGGCCGCGTGA
- a CDS encoding GvpL/GvpF family gas vesicle protein, producing the protein MTGTGTYVYAVARSAVECPCEGVAPVRTIAGAGLVAYVSTVPLGEFGEGPLRRSLEDLDWLAVTARAHHRVVEAVAAATPTAPVRLVTVYADDAQVRDLLERRRDDFLEVLSHVTGRREWGVKAYVSPSASSSSPAIGDGHRGTGSGDPRAGDGDPRAGDGDPRAGDGVRKPGTAYLQRRQASLRGRERLRRQIAGRAEHIHAALSSLAVASCRHRAQDPQLSGRNEAMLLNGAYLVDEGRDEEFAATVGSLGGDGVEVRLTGPWAPYSFTVMEAC; encoded by the coding sequence ATGACCGGCACCGGCACGTACGTGTACGCGGTCGCCCGCTCTGCCGTCGAGTGCCCATGTGAGGGCGTCGCGCCCGTGCGCACGATCGCCGGGGCCGGCCTGGTGGCCTACGTGAGCACGGTGCCGCTGGGCGAGTTCGGAGAGGGACCCCTGCGCCGTTCCCTGGAGGACCTGGACTGGCTGGCGGTGACGGCCCGCGCCCACCACCGCGTGGTGGAGGCCGTGGCGGCCGCCACCCCGACGGCGCCGGTCCGGCTCGTCACCGTGTACGCGGACGACGCGCAGGTGCGGGACCTGCTGGAACGGCGCAGGGACGACTTCCTGGAGGTGCTCTCGCACGTCACGGGGAGGAGGGAGTGGGGCGTCAAGGCGTACGTCAGCCCGAGCGCGTCTTCGTCGTCTCCGGCGATCGGGGACGGCCACCGGGGGACCGGGAGCGGCGATCCAAGAGCCGGGGACGGCGATCCAAGGGCCGGGGACGGCGATCCAAGGGCCGGGGACGGCGTCCGGAAGCCCGGGACCGCGTATCTCCAGCGCCGCCAGGCGAGCCTGCGCGGCCGGGAGCGGCTCCGCCGGCAGATCGCCGGCCGCGCCGAGCACATTCACGCCGCCCTGTCGTCGCTCGCCGTCGCGAGCTGCCGCCACCGCGCCCAGGACCCTCAGCTCTCCGGCCGGAACGAGGCGATGCTGCTGAACGGCGCCTACCTCGTGGACGAGGGTCGCGACGAGGAGTTCGCCGCGACGGTCGGCAGCCTCGGCGGGGACGGCGTGGAGGTGCGTCTCACCGGCCCCTGGGCTCCGTACTCCTTCACGGTGATGGAGGCGTGTTGA
- the gvpJ gene encoding gas vesicle protein GvpJ, giving the protein MDRAGTATPVVRQPYGGTSREPANLGDILERVLDRGVVIAGDIRVNLLDIELLTIKLRLLIASVDTARELGIDWWQHDPWLSGRDRELIEENRRLRRQLAARGEE; this is encoded by the coding sequence GTGGACAGGGCAGGAACGGCCACCCCTGTGGTGCGCCAGCCGTACGGGGGCACGAGCCGCGAGCCGGCCAATCTCGGGGACATCCTGGAGCGCGTGCTCGACAGAGGTGTAGTGATCGCCGGAGACATCCGGGTGAACCTGCTGGACATCGAGCTGCTCACGATCAAGCTGCGCCTGCTGATCGCCTCGGTGGACACGGCCAGGGAACTCGGCATCGACTGGTGGCAGCACGATCCGTGGTTGTCCGGGCGCGACCGCGAGCTGATCGAGGAGAACCGCCGCCTGCGCCGCCAGCTCGCCGCCAGGGGCGAGGAATGA
- the gvpO gene encoding gas vesicle protein GvpO, producing the protein MIEKRPTSTRPREAREVREPRRRGLTAATAGEAGLQHIADLTTKQIEGVTAVEPVEGGWKVGVEVVEDRRIPSSGDILALYQTEMDTEGNLLSYRRLRRYRRSNADTGEAL; encoded by the coding sequence ATGATCGAGAAGCGCCCCACGTCCACCCGGCCGCGTGAGGCCCGTGAAGTCCGTGAGCCAAGGCGGAGGGGGTTGACCGCCGCGACCGCCGGTGAGGCAGGGCTCCAACATATCGCCGATCTCACTACGAAGCAGATCGAGGGCGTCACGGCCGTCGAACCGGTAGAGGGCGGTTGGAAGGTCGGCGTGGAGGTCGTCGAAGACCGCCGCATCCCCTCATCGGGCGACATCCTCGCCCTTTATCAGACCGAGATGGACACGGAGGGGAACTTGCTGTCATATCGGAGGCTACGGCGGTACCGGCGCTCCAACGCCGACACCGGTGAGGCGTTGTGA
- a CDS encoding gas vesicle protein GvpG — protein sequence MGLLGLIFGLPFAPFRGLLWLAELFQEQVDMETRNPASVRRHLEEIEAAREAGEITEEEESQAVERVLQLMAAGRR from the coding sequence ATGGGACTGCTTGGGCTGATCTTCGGGCTGCCGTTCGCGCCCTTCCGCGGGCTGCTCTGGCTCGCCGAGCTGTTCCAGGAGCAGGTCGACATGGAGACCAGGAACCCCGCCTCGGTCAGGCGGCACCTGGAGGAGATCGAGGCGGCCAGGGAGGCCGGGGAGATCACCGAGGAAGAGGAGAGCCAGGCGGTCGAGCGGGTTCTCCAGCTCATGGCCGCGGGGCGGAGGTAA
- a CDS encoding GvpL/GvpF family gas vesicle protein, which produces MGRSTKVSGGSVPKQAAQRQQNIASYLYGVVPADLKLASDDRGLGDPPGEVQLVRHGEVAALVSDVNVDQPLGRPGDLLAYERLLDSVAAKGPVLPFRFGAVLASPEAIVEELLTPFHDEFLGALQDLEGQAEYIVKGRYVESALMREILAENPEAAGLREAIRGQAEDVTRNERIRLGELIAAAIEAKRDLDTRTLLDALSSHYSTAMIRPPSHEQDAVHVAMLARTGGQRALEKALGELGETWDGRVSLRLLGPLAPYDFVIAQEPGV; this is translated from the coding sequence ATGGGACGATCCACCAAGGTTTCCGGCGGCTCCGTACCCAAGCAGGCCGCGCAGCGGCAGCAGAACATCGCGTCATACCTCTACGGGGTCGTGCCCGCGGACCTGAAGCTCGCCTCGGACGATCGCGGGCTCGGTGACCCGCCAGGCGAGGTCCAGCTCGTACGGCACGGCGAGGTCGCCGCCCTCGTGAGCGACGTGAACGTGGACCAGCCCCTGGGCCGGCCGGGCGACCTGCTGGCCTACGAGCGGCTGCTCGACTCCGTCGCCGCCAAGGGGCCCGTGCTGCCGTTCCGGTTCGGCGCGGTGCTGGCGAGCCCGGAGGCGATCGTGGAGGAGCTGCTCACGCCGTTCCACGACGAGTTCCTGGGAGCGCTGCAGGATCTCGAGGGGCAGGCCGAGTACATCGTCAAGGGCCGTTACGTGGAGTCCGCGCTGATGAGGGAGATCCTGGCGGAGAACCCGGAGGCCGCCGGCCTGCGCGAGGCCATCCGCGGCCAGGCGGAGGACGTGACCAGGAACGAGCGGATCAGGCTCGGGGAGCTCATCGCGGCCGCGATCGAGGCCAAGCGCGACCTGGACACCCGCACGCTGCTCGACGCGCTCTCCTCGCACTACTCGACGGCGATGATACGCCCGCCGTCGCACGAGCAGGACGCCGTACACGTGGCCATGCTCGCCAGGACCGGCGGGCAGCGGGCGCTCGAGAAGGCGCTCGGCGAGCTCGGCGAGACCTGGGACGGACGGGTGAGCCTCCGGCTGCTCGGACCGCTCGCGCCCTACGACTTCGTGATCGCGCAGGAGCCGGGGGTATGA
- the gvpJ gene encoding gas vesicle protein GvpJ, with protein MTTSVQPAATGQMAGRPSPTGLADVIDTILDKGLVIDAYVRVSLVGIEVLTIDARVVVASVDTYLRFAEAANRLDMAETGEQGLPEVLETTKGAPSVDRTKKVVQGVLEAADEKLTDIVESHGMKKKAPRRREEEE; from the coding sequence ATGACTACGTCTGTGCAACCGGCGGCGACCGGCCAGATGGCCGGACGTCCGTCTCCGACGGGCCTGGCCGACGTCATCGACACGATTCTCGACAAGGGTCTCGTGATCGACGCCTACGTCAGGGTCTCGCTCGTCGGCATCGAGGTCCTCACGATCGACGCGCGCGTCGTCGTGGCCAGCGTCGACACGTACCTGCGGTTCGCGGAGGCCGCGAACCGGCTCGACATGGCCGAGACCGGCGAGCAGGGACTGCCCGAGGTCCTGGAGACCACGAAGGGCGCTCCCAGCGTGGACCGAACCAAGAAGGTGGTCCAGGGGGTCCTGGAGGCGGCGGACGAGAAGCTGACCGACATCGTCGAGAGCCACGGCATGAAGAAGAAGGCCCCTCGCCGGCGCGAAGAGGAAGAGTGA
- a CDS encoding LacI family DNA-binding transcriptional regulator — translation MSGRTVTIAQVAKHAGVAVSTVSYVLSGKRTISADTRRRVLESISTLGYHPNAGARALASKRSNVIALVLPLRAGMHVPVLMRFASAVVTAARRFDHDVLLLTADEGTAGIRRVAASAMVDALVLMDVELDDRRVPLLRELPEPSVLIGFPAEPAGLTCVDLDFAAAGARCVEHLAERGHEEIALLGAPSVVYERGTGFARRTREGFVEAVEAHGLKGVALPCEETFDEVYETVRDLLLDHPGLSALVVHNEAAVGHVLAALRQLDRRVPHDVAVVAICPDDVAERAGPPLTSVLIPAEEVGREAVRLVMEKLEGRVVPDSTLLTPLLAVRAST, via the coding sequence TTGAGCGGGCGCACGGTCACGATCGCCCAGGTCGCCAAGCACGCGGGCGTGGCCGTCAGCACGGTCTCCTACGTGCTCAGCGGCAAGCGGACGATCTCGGCCGACACCAGGCGGCGGGTGCTCGAGAGCATCAGCACGCTCGGCTACCACCCCAACGCCGGTGCCCGTGCCCTGGCCAGCAAGCGCTCCAACGTGATCGCGCTGGTGCTGCCGCTGCGGGCGGGCATGCACGTGCCCGTCCTGATGCGCTTCGCCAGCGCCGTGGTCACGGCCGCGCGCCGCTTCGACCACGACGTGCTGCTGCTGACCGCCGACGAGGGCACCGCCGGCATCCGGCGGGTGGCCGCGAGCGCGATGGTGGACGCGCTGGTGCTCATGGACGTCGAGCTGGACGACCGCCGGGTCCCGCTGCTGCGCGAGCTGCCCGAACCGAGCGTGCTCATCGGCTTCCCCGCCGAGCCGGCCGGGCTGACGTGCGTGGACCTCGACTTCGCCGCCGCGGGCGCGCGGTGCGTGGAGCACCTGGCCGAACGCGGTCATGAGGAGATCGCGCTGCTCGGGGCACCGTCGGTGGTGTACGAGCGGGGGACGGGGTTCGCCCGGCGGACGCGCGAGGGGTTCGTGGAGGCGGTGGAGGCCCACGGGCTCAAGGGCGTCGCGCTGCCGTGCGAGGAGACGTTCGACGAGGTCTACGAGACCGTGCGCGACCTGCTCCTCGACCATCCCGGCCTGTCCGCGCTGGTGGTGCACAACGAGGCGGCGGTCGGCCACGTGCTGGCCGCGCTGCGCCAGCTCGACCGGAGGGTGCCGCACGACGTGGCGGTGGTCGCGATCTGCCCCGACGACGTGGCCGAGCGCGCCGGCCCGCCCCTCACCTCGGTGCTGATCCCCGCGGAGGAAGTGGGCCGCGAGGCGGTCCGCCTGGTCATGGAGAAGCTGGAGGGCCGCGTGGTGCCCGACTCCACCCTGCTCACTCCCCTCCTCGCGGTCCGCGCCAGCACCTGA